In candidate division KSB1 bacterium, the following are encoded in one genomic region:
- a CDS encoding biotin/lipoyl-binding protein produces MKYFTKVSGRELQVEVVESDGGLSLIVNGKPHHAELDRIGSDNLFSLIIDNRSHQLFFEEADNGHWVSVDGHKFFVELEDEKTRFIRGLIKSGAKPQGLTAIKAPMPGLIIKLFVKENQPVKKGDGLVIIEAMKMENEIRANGDGTVGKILINEGDSVDKGAVLIIMK; encoded by the coding sequence ATGAAATATTTTACTAAAGTATCGGGCAGGGAACTGCAAGTTGAAGTTGTTGAATCGGATGGCGGACTCTCTCTTATTGTAAACGGCAAACCCCACCATGCTGAACTTGATAGAATTGGCTCAGACAATCTTTTTTCCTTAATCATAGACAATCGCTCTCATCAATTGTTTTTCGAGGAGGCAGACAACGGGCATTGGGTTTCCGTCGATGGTCACAAGTTTTTTGTTGAATTAGAAGATGAGAAGACGCGCTTTATCCGCGGATTAATCAAATCCGGTGCTAAGCCTCAAGGGCTGACCGCAATTAAAGCACCGATGCCCGGCTTAATTATAAAACTTTTTGTAAAGGAAAATCAGCCGGTCAAAAAAGGTGACGGACTGGTTATCATTGAGGCCATGAAAATGGAAAATGAAATTCGTGCGAATGGCGACGGCACCGTGGGAAAGATCTTAATAAATGAAGGAGATTCAGTCGACAAAGGCGCGGTGCTAATTATAATGAAATAA
- a CDS encoding NUDIX hydrolase: MITRKYPHQPLLGVGAVILKNDKILLVKRKFEPKARFWTLPGGMVELGESLDQALKREIREECGIKIEPQKIIDVIDYIERDEDDQVKYHYLLVDFQAEHIGGTLSPSSDVLDAGWFDLSELSGLTLPEITQEFLKKHCYID, encoded by the coding sequence TTGATTACGAGAAAATACCCACATCAACCGCTGCTGGGTGTTGGAGCTGTTATTCTTAAAAATGACAAGATTCTCCTGGTTAAAAGGAAGTTTGAACCAAAAGCCCGGTTTTGGACTTTGCCTGGTGGGATGGTGGAATTAGGCGAAAGTCTTGATCAGGCTCTGAAACGAGAAATTCGCGAAGAGTGCGGTATCAAAATTGAGCCCCAAAAAATCATCGATGTGATTGATTACATTGAAAGAGATGAAGACGATCAGGTTAAATACCATTATCTTTTAGTCGACTTTCAAGCTGAACACATTGGTGGCACACTATCGCCTTCCTCTGATGTGCTCGATGCCGGCTGGTTTGATTTAAGCGAACTAAGTGGACTCACCCTTCCTGAAATTACCCAAGAATTTCTTAAAAAACATTGCTATATAGATTAA
- a CDS encoding amino acid racemase yields the protein MPPKTIGVLGGMGPDATALFFQRVIALTPAQSDQEHIPVIIYNNPQIPDRTQAILEGGESPIPALKDSIALLRRASVDFICIPCNTVHVYYDEMQKGSNVPIVNLIEVVVDRILNELPDLRQVGLLSTVGTIKSCLYHNALLKNSIELITPDEGQHGNLQNAIHELKNHSNDTAIVQSLANDLIDTGVQGLILGCTELSLIAKDLLLSVPVFDSIEILAEKAVQLALGK from the coding sequence ATGCCACCAAAAACCATCGGTGTCCTTGGCGGAATGGGACCTGATGCAACAGCGCTGTTTTTTCAAAGAGTCATTGCGCTAACCCCGGCCCAATCCGATCAAGAACACATCCCGGTAATTATTTATAACAATCCTCAAATTCCTGATCGGACCCAGGCCATCCTGGAGGGGGGAGAAAGCCCGATTCCTGCCCTTAAAGATTCGATTGCACTTCTTCGAAGAGCATCAGTAGATTTTATTTGCATTCCGTGCAATACGGTTCATGTTTATTATGATGAAATGCAAAAGGGCTCGAATGTGCCGATTGTCAATCTGATTGAAGTCGTTGTTGATCGAATTTTAAACGAACTCCCGGATCTTAGACAGGTTGGACTACTTTCCACTGTCGGCACAATAAAATCCTGTCTCTATCACAATGCGCTGCTAAAAAATAGTATTGAGTTGATAACACCGGACGAAGGCCAGCATGGTAACTTGCAAAACGCCATCCACGAATTAAAAAACCATTCCAACGATACCGCCATTGTTCAGTCGTTGGCAAATGATCTAATCGATACAGGCGTTCAGGGATTAATATTAGGGTGTACTGAACTCTCCCTTATTGCAAAAGATCTTTTGTTAAGTGTACCCGTTTTTGATTCGATTGAAATTTTAGCAGAAAAAGCAGTTCAGCTGGCTTTGGGAAAATAA